atcctctcccctgaatggctgataacagggggcaatagactgtattctcctgtcctacagtcatcctctcccctgaaatggctgataacagggggcaatagactgtattctcctgtcctacagtcattcctctcccctgaaatgctgataacagggagcaatagattgtattctcctgtccctacagtcatcctctcccctgaaatggctgataacagggggcaatagactgagtctccctgtcctacagtcatcctcctcccctgaaatggctgataacagggggcaatagactgtattctcctgtcctacagtcatcctcttcccctgaaatggctgataacagggggcaatagactgtattctcctgtcctacagtcgcctctcccctgaaatgtctgataacaggggcaatagactgttattctcctgtcctacagtcatcctcatcccctgaaatgtctgataacagggggcaatagactgtattctcctgtcctacagtcatcctcctccctgaaatggctgataacaggggcaatagacttgtattctcctgtcctacagtcatctctcccctgaaatggctgataacagggaggcaatagattgtattctcctgtcctacagtcatcctctccctgcatggctgataacagggggcaatagactgtattctcctgtcctacagtcatcctctcccctgaatggctgataacagggggcaatagactgtattctcctgtcctacagtcatcctctcccctgaaatggctgataacaggggcaatagactgtattctcctgtcctacagtcatcctctcccctgaaatggctgataacagggggcaatagactgtattctcctgtcctacagtcatcctctcccctcaaaatggctgataacaggggcaatagactgtattctcctgtcctacagtcatcctctcccctgaaatggctgataacaggggcaatagactgtattctcctgtcctacagtcatcctctcccctgaaatggctgataacaggggcaatagactgtattctcctgtcctacagtcatccctcccctgaaatggctgataacaggggcaatagactgtattctcctgtcctacagtcatcctctcccctgaaatggctgataacaggggcaatagactgtattctcctgtcctacagtcatcctctcccctgaaatggctgataacaggggcaatagactgtattctcctgtcctacagtcatcctctcccctgaaatggctgataacaggggcaatagactgtattctcctctcctacagtcatcctctcccctgaaatggctgataacagggcaatagactgtattctcctgtcctacagtcatcctctcccctgaaatggctgataacagggggcaatagactgtattctcctgtcctacagtcatcctctcccctgaaatggctgataacagggggcaatagactgtattctcctgtcctacagtcatcctctcctctgaaatggctgataacagggggcaatagactgtattctcctctcctacagtcgtcctctccccggcctgacatggctgataacggAGCAGTGCACCACTTACGGAGAGCACAGGTTATAATTAgctaatgatgacatcactggtGATTATTTATATGTCAAGTTGGTTCCTAGAATCATGTTGAGTATGCTGcagtgtaacatagtaacatagtacataaggccgaaaaaagacatttgtccatccagttcggcctgttttcccgcaagttgatccagtgaCCCTCTTTTCTGTTCAGTAGGTCCCTACACCCCACAGTCTTCTTCAGCTGCACCCCTGGAGCTGAGCCCATTGCTACTGTCAACACCTGCTGATTATCTTCCACAAGGTGGGTGCAGGGATTCAGTCTATGGGCACAGGGGCGCAGTTCTGGGATGCTGGCTATGATTTGGGTCCTTTCATTTCAGGTTTATTCGAGGAGGTGGAGATCAGCTCTTGGTCATCTGAAGATGTTAAGGTAAAGGAACCCTGGGGCTGCCAGCAGGGGGCGGCATCCTCACCTGGATCTCACTGTATAGTTGGGTGTCTCCACATCTGGTGTACAATACCTTACCTGGCCTCTGGGGGCAGTCTCCTTGAGTGCAGCTCCATAGCATAGCATGGCACCGTGCACATTGTATTATACCAACAAATACACAAAGCTGCATTTAAAATTCCACattcacatcctgtattatactccagtcaccCGAAGCTGTAGTCACAGAGAATAGGATGGATGGTGTTTCCGTAGGGTCTCTCTTTATGGATTAGGGATATTTTTCCAAGTTAGAGGAGTGTTTCTCTGGGTTAGGAGGTGTACCTTCATGTTATCTCTGGATTAGTGGTGTGTGTCTCCATGTTAGGAATGTATCTCTGGTTAGGGGGGGTTTCTCCAGGCTAGGGGTGCATGTGTATCTCTGGTTAGGGGGTGTATCTCCAGGCTAGGGGTGCGTGTGTATCTCCAGGCTAGGGGTGCGTGTGTATCTCTAATTAGGGGGTGTATCTCCAGGCTAGGGGTGCGTGTGTATCTCTAATTAGGGGGTGTATCTCCAGGCTAGGGGTGCGTGTGTATCTCTAATTAGGGGGTGTATCTCCAGGCTAGGGGTGCGTGTGTATCTCCAGGCTAGGGGTGCGTGTGTATCTCAAGGCTAGGGGTGCGTGTGTATCTCCAGGCTAGGGGTGCGGGTGCATCTCCAGGCTAGGGGTGCGTGTGTATCTCTGGTTAGGGGGTGTATCTCCTGGCTAGAGGTGCGTGTGTATCTCTGGTTAGGGGGTGTATCTCCAGGCTAGGGGTGCGTGTGTATCTCTCGTTAGGGGGTGTATCTCCAGGCTAGGGGTGCGTGTGTATCTCCAGGCTAGGGGTGCGTGTGTATCTCCAGGCTAGGGGTGCGGGTGTATCTCCAGGCTAGGGGTGCGGGTGTATCTCCAGGCTAGGGGTGCGGGTGTATCTCCAGGCTAGGGGTGCGGGTGTATCTCTAATTAGGGGGTGTATCTCCAGGCTAGGGGTGCGTGTGTATCTCCAGGCTAGGGGTGCGGGTGTATCTCCAGGCTAGGGGTGCGTGTGTATCTCTGGTTAGGGGGTGTATCTCCAGGCTAGGGGTGCGTGTGTATCTCTGGTTAGGGGGTGTATCTCCAGGCTAGGGGTGCGGGTGTATCTCTGGTTAGGGGGTGTATCTCCAGGCTAGGGGTGTGTATCTCTAATTAGGGGGTGTATCTCCAGGCTAGGGGTGCGGGTGTATCTCCAGGCTAGGGGTGCGGGTGTATCTCCAGGCTAGGGGTGCGGGTGTATCTCTAATTAGGGGGTGTATCTCCAGGCTAGGGGTGCGGGTGTATCTCCAGGCTAGGGGTGCGGGTGTATCTCCAGGCTAGGGGTGCGTGTGTATCTCTGGTTAGGGGGTGTATCTCCAGGCTAGGGGTGCGTGTGTATCTCTGGTTAGGGGGTGTATCTCCAGGCTAGGGGTGCGGGTGTATCTCTGGTTAGGGGGTGTATCTCCAGGCTAGGGGTGTGTATCTCTAATTAGGGGGTGTATCTCCAGGCTAGGGGTGCGGGTGTATCTCCAGGCTAGGGGTGCGGGTGTATCTCTAATTAGGGGGTGTATCTCCAGGCTAGGGGTGCATGTGTATCTTTGGTTAGGTTATTTCTCCAGGCTAGGGGTGCGGGTGTATCTCCAGGCTAGGGGTGCGGGTGTATCTCCAGGCTAAACCCTAAAATTCCACattcacatcctgtattatactccagtcaccCGAAGCTGTAGTCACAGAGAATAGGATGGATGGTGTTTCCGTAGGGTCTCTCTTTATGGATTAGGGATATTTTTCCAAGTTAGAGGAGTGTTTCTCTGGGTTAGGAGGTGTACCTTCATGTTATCTCTGGATTAGTGGTGTGTGTCTCCATGTTAGGAATGTATCTCTGGTTAGGGGGTGTATCTCCAGGCTAGGGGTGCGTGTGTATCTCCAGGCTAGGGGTGCGTGTGTATCTCTAATTAGGGGGTGTATCTCCAGGCTAGGGGTGCGTGTGTATCTCTAATTAGGGGGTGTATCTCCAGGCTAGGGGTGCGTGTGTATCTCCAGGCTAGGGGTGCGTGTGTATCTCCAGGCTAGGGGTGCGGGTGTATCTCCAGGCTAGGGGTGCGTGTGTATCTCTGGTTAGGGGGTGTATCTCCTGGCTAGAGGTGCGTGTGTATCTCTGGTTAGGGGGTGTATCTCCAGGCTAGGGGTGCGTGTGTATCTCTGGTTTGGGGGTGTATCTCCAGGCTAGGGGTGCGTGTGTATCTCCAGGCTAGGGGTGCGGGTGTATCTCCAGGCTAGGGTGCGGGTGTATCTCCAGGCTAGGGGTGCGGGTGTATCTCCAGGCTAGGGGTGCGGGTGTATCTCCAGGCTAGGGGTGCGGGTGTATCTCCAGGCTAGGGGTGCGGGTGTATCTCTAATTAGGGGGTGTATCTCCAGGCTAGGGGTGCGTGTGTATCTCTAATTAGGGGGTGTATCTCCAGGCTAGGGGTGCGTGTGTATCTCTAATTAGGGGGTGTATCTCCAGGCTAGGGGTGCGTGTGTATCTCCAGGCTAGGGGTGCGGGTGTATCTCCAGGCTAGGGGTGCGTGTGTATCTCTGGTTAGGGGGTGTATCTCCAGGCTAGGGGTGCGTGTGTATCTCTGGTTAGGGGGTGTATCTCCAGGCTAGGGGTGCGGGTGTATCTCTGGTTAGGGGGTGTATCTCCAGGCTAGGGGTGTGTATCTCTAATTAGGGGGTGTATCTCCAGGCTAGGGGTGCGGGTGTATCTCCAGGCTAGGGGTGCGGGTGTATCTCTAATTAGGGGGTGTATCTCCAGGCTAGGGGTGCATGTGTATCTTTGGTTAGGTTATTTCTCCAGGCTAGGGGTGCGGGTGTATCTCCAGGCTAAACCCTAAAATTCCACattcacatcctgtattatactccagtcaccCGAAGCTGTAGTCACAGAGAATAGGATGGATGGTGTTTCCGTAGGGTCTCTCTTTATGGATTAGGGATATTTTTCCAAGTTAGAGGAGTGTTTCTCTGGGTTAGGAGGTGTACCTTCATGTTATCTCTGGATTAGTGGTGTGTGTCTCCATGTTAGGAATGTATCTCTGGTTAGGGGGGGTTTCTCCAGGCTAGGGGTGCATGTGTATCTCTGGTTAGGGGGTGTATCTCCAGGCTAGGGGTGCGTGTGTATCTCCAGGCTAGGGGTGCGTGTGTATCTCTAATTAGGGGGTGTATCTCCAGGCTAGGGGTGCGTGTGTATCTCTAATTAGGGGGTGTATCTCCAGGCTAGGGGTGCGTGTGTATCTCCAGGCTAGGGGTGCGTGTGTATCTCCAGGCTAGGGGTGCGTGTGTATCTCCAGGCTAGGGGTGCGTGTGTATCTCCAGGCTAGGGGTGCGGGTGTATCTCCTGGCTAGGGGTGCGTGTGTATCTCTGGTTAGGGGGTGTATCTCCTGGCTAGGGGTGCGTGTGTATCTCTGGTTAGGGGGTGTATCTCCAGGCTAGGGGTGCGTGTGTATCTCTGGTTAGGGGGTGTATCTCCAGGCTAGGGGTGCGTGTGTATCTCCAGGCTAGGGGTGCGTGTGTATCTCCAGGCTAGGGGTGCGTGTGTATCTCCAGGCTAGGGGTGCGGGTGTATCTCCAGGCTAGGGGTGCGGGTGTATCTCTAATTAGGGGGTGTATCTCCAGGCTAGGGGTGCGTGTGTATCTCTGGTTAGGGGGTGTATCTCCAGGCTAGGGGTGCGTGTGTATCTCCAGGCTAGGGGTGCGGGTGTATCTCTGGTTAGGGGGTGTATCTCCAGGCTAGGGGTGCGTGTGTATCTCTGGTTAGGGGGTGTATCTCCAGGCTAGGGGTGCGGGTGTATCTCTGGTTAGGGGGTGTATCTCCAGGCTAGGGGTGTGTATCTCTAATTAGGGGGTGTATCTCCAGGCTAGGGGTGCGTGTGTATCTCCAGGCTAGGGGTGCGTGTGTATCTCTAATTAGGGGGTGTATCTCCAGGCTAGGGGTGCGTGTGTATCTCTAGTTAGGGGGTGTATCTCCAGGCTAGGGGTGCGTGTGTATCTCCAGGCTAGGGGTGCGGGTGTATCTCTGGTTAGGGGGTGTATCTCCAGGCTAGGGGTGCGTGTGTATCTCTGGTTAGGGGGTGTATCTCCAGGCTAGGGGTGCGGGTGTATCTCTGGTTAGGGGGTGTATCTCCAGGCTAGGGGTGTGTATCTCTAATTAGGGGGTGTATCTCCAGGCTAGGGGTGCGGGTGTATCTCCAGGCTAGGGGTGCATGTGTATCTTTGGTTAGGTTATTTCTCCAGGCTAGGGGTGCGGGTGTATCTCCAGGCTAGGGGTGCGGGTGTATCTCCAGGCTAGGGGTGCGGGTGTATCTCCAGGCTAGGGTGCGTGTGTATCTCTAATTAGGGGGTGTATCTCCAGGCTAGGGGTGCATGTGTATCTTTGGTTAGGTTATTTCTCCAGGCTAGGGGGTGTATCTCTGATTAGGGGGGGGTGTATCTCCAGGCTAGGGGGTGTATCTCCAGGCTAGGGGTGTGTATCTCTGATTATGGGTTGTATCTTTAGGCTAGGGGGTGTATCTCTGATTAGGGGGGGTGTATCTCCAGGCTGTGGGGTGTATCTCCAGGCTAGGGGGTGTATCTCCAGGCTAGGGGTGTGTATCTCTGATTATGGGTTGTATCTTTAGGCTAGGGGGTGTATCTCTGATTAGGGGGGGTGTATCTCCAGGCTGTGGGGTGTATCTCCAGGCTAGGGGGTGTGTATTTCTGACTTAGGGGTTTATGTACCTGTTAGAGGTGTAGCTCCCAGTTAGAAGTGCACCTCAGGGTTAGGGGCCATTCAGGCGACCGTATTTCTGTGTCTGCATCCGTTTTGCAAATTTGCTCAATGGTTGCGAACCCAGTCATTCCAGTggggctgtccgcatccattccacggccccacaaaaaatatagagcatgtcctattcttgtccgtgtgtGCCATATAGGTTTATGtggtgcattttgcggaacacacacggcaggtatcagtgttttgcagaagGCAGGACACTAACAGTTGTCTGACTGGACCCTGAGAGAATCGCAGAGGGTTCCCCATTACCCAGAACCTCACCCCGTGCCTCCTGCTGCAGTCCCCCTTCTTGCATTCTTGTCCGTGTTCAGGACTCTGCCGTGGCCGCAGCCTTCTCCCTGGATCACAGCTATCAGTCTTCTGGTAAGAGCAGCAAGCACTGCCCCCTGCAGTCAGCAAAGGCTAGTGACGTGGAGGCCAAATGCCCGGATCGCAGCCAGAAGCTGCCATTGGAGGGCACCTCAAGATCTGGATTTAGGAGACGAATTCGAGGGTATGGAGCAAAGAACAAAGCCAGGAAACTGCAGGTAACCAGCCGCACAGgcgtggggcgctctgacattaCTGATATCATAGACATTATTGCCAGTGTCTTCTTTCAGGCGCGCTCCACCACATCCAGGGATGACATGGCGAGCTCCGGTCATGACACAGGGACGGTCCAAAGGTCCCGCACATTCTCCCGGCTGCAGCAGCTTAGGAAGAAATGTGTGAATGGATTCATCATGTTCTGCAGGTTAAACAGGCGTCTGTACCTGAGGTACCCAAGACCACCGAGGTGGGGGATGGGGCTGTAGAGGGACATACGATGTGACTTTCTTGTCCTTCTAGTGCGCACCCGGGCAAAGCATCGACCACCGCAACCAAGGATCTGGCAGAGCTATGGAGAGTGATGTCAGCCCGGGAGAGGCGCCCATATTGGTGAGAGGTCATGTCCATAAGACTGTGGGATCTGCAAACTGGGTCAACCTCCAAAGAATGTCTCCAGTATGCCTCGTTAACCAACCCTGGCCCCTCCTCCTCATAATTACTGCTCCTCATTAGTCCTCGGCCCTTTTTTTAATTACTTCTGGCCCCTCCTCGGTAATGCTGGCCCCCTCCTCACCGTCTCATCATGCCTCATTGACTCTTTCTCTGCCAATGACGTATTTCATAGTCCCTGCAGGGTAGCACTTCAGTATCCAAGGAAGCATGAGATGTCCTGATCCTTACTACTGATACCTGtatctcaggctgtatagcaGCTAGAGATGGAGTAGGGTCCTGCATTAAAGCTGACAGTGGAAGCTTCAAGAAGGATTGGGATTGGCATTTGAGCTGTGATACTACAACTCTCACTACCAACCCAGTTTCTAAAGGCTCTGTCTCTGGCTGTACGGCAGCCAGCACCGAatagcattaaactgtcacctctAAAACAAGACCTGCCGAACATCTCTGCCTGTGATTTCAGCCTGGAGAAGAAGGGACAACAGAGAggtgctgacaggctgcagggagagatgggtgcaggatgctgacaggctgcagggagagatgggtgcaggatgctgacaggctgcagggagagaggtgcaggatgctgacaggctgcagggagagaTAGGTGCAGgatgctgacaggctgcagggagagaTAGGTGCAGgatgctgacaggctgcagggagaggTGGAGAGGCATAGATCCTTCTGCTCCTGTATATCTACATGACTCCAGGGGGCCATGGACTTCTTTGCAGGTTATTACCATCCCCCACTACCAGCTCTCTGATTGTCTCATATGGACGGAGGGTTTCCAAGAAAAGGGACGAGAAGACGATTGCGTTCCCTTCTAATCAGCCCTCTGATTACACCACAAACATCAGCTTCCATTTCCACGGGCCTCCTGTCCACAGACCCCACTAGAGAGGAGGTCTAATACTGTCCTTACCAGGCGGGTGTAATACCCGCCATAACCCAGTGGTGGCGCTCTGACTCCGGTGCTGATGAACTGCAGGAGGGGCAGATGTGTCCATAATATGGTGGCAATAGAGCCCCCGCATATGACCCGACTGACAGTGGCCGTAGCGCACTCTATGAGGTCATTGATGGGGTTATACCTTGTATGGTGGGCACGAATGTAGGCCGAGCTCGGGGCATCTCTGAGGGTACCCTGCAGGACCCCCTACCTGTGTGCCGCTCAGTCACACTACAAGCTCCGTGCCGGTAAAGTTGCAGGAAGGCGCTTCTGTGCATTGTGATCCGGTGGCTGACGGCCTCACACTGCATGGCTTCTGTTTCAGTGTGTCTGCGGGGccctgctgctgcattgtcttagTATTGTCAGTGTGTGAGTGCACACGCTCCGGGGGGTACACACTTATGGTATATACAATGCATTGGGAAAGTCCTCACACCCCTCAGTGTCCTCACATTCTGCCCTCAGTCCCCAGAatgggacataagtcttcagcccctttactcgggacataagtcttcagcccctttacccgggacataagtcttcagcccctttacccgggacataagtcttcagcccctttacccgggacataagtcttcagcccctttacccgggacataagtcttcagcccctttacccgggacataagtcttcagcccctttacccgggacataagtcttcagcccctttacccgggacagaagtcttcagcccctttacccgggacagaagtcttcagcccctttacccgggaaagaagtcttcagcccctttacccgggaaagaagtcttcagcccctttacccgggaaagaagtcttcagcccctttacccgggaaagaagtcttcagcccctttacccgggaaagaagtcttcagcccctttttcccccttctatgtctccttgaaaaaacgctgcaggcgatgatggaagaggatgtggcacaggaggagggatcatccccacggttatcaggccgtTCTTCCAcaggtggctccgagggtgggttcctgcaccaatagCGGCCTGGTacccaactgtccagccagggcacaggtctggaggatgaggagatggaggaggaggaaccgtgttcacagcagggtggcacccagaccagctcatggccatcactggtgcgtggctggggggatacagaggacacagacgatacacctcccacacaggacagcttttcgttgcctctgggcagcctggcacacatgaccgattacatgctgcagtgtctccgcaaccaccgccgagttgcccacattctagcttgtgctgattactgggtggccgcgctgctggatccccgttacaaggacaatgtaccgtccttaattccgtcactggagcgtgatggtaagatgcgcgagtacaagcgcacgctggtagatgcgctgctggtggcattcccacctgacagcgggggcacagtggaagcacaaggcagaggaggaggaagaggtcgccaacgcagctggggctccgccagcacctcagggttagcatggccgacatggtggggcagtaagtgtgcacacgcctacacggacTGActgaggggtctgccccctgcaacttctgggtctccatattgggcacatggcctgagcttgccctctactccttggaggtgctccctgccctgcagccggtgcattgtctgaacgtgtggtTAGCGGGGGGATCGCGGACTGGAGCATTCAGGATTGTTATTTATCTTTAGGTATGTGTCGTTATTTCCCTCCTCCTTTGTTTGCAGGGCGATTGTCCTGCTCCTAAGCCAACTTCggggccttttgcagccctcaacCCTTTTCTatcacttttttacagccattttaatgcagcaaagttcgggtccccattgacttcaatggggtttggggtcaagttcggaacCCAAATTGAACTTTGAAACAAAGTTCGGCAAAACGCCTCAAACTCATCTCTACGCGGGACATAAGCCCCTTTACAGTCACATTAGATCTGTCTGTTTTGTTTGTgtggttaaaagatatccacagccccccagtgacctccacagccccccagtgacctccacagccccccagtgacctccacagctcccccataacagtgacctccacagctcccccataacagtgacctccacagcgcccccataacagtgacctccacagcgcccccataacagtgacatccacagcgcccccataacagtgacctccacagtgctcccataacagtgacctccacagccccccagtgacctccacagccccccagtgacctccacagccccccataacagtgacctccacagctcccccataacagtgacctccacagcgcccccataacagtgacctccacagcgcccccataacagtgacctccacagccccccataacagtgacatccacagtgcccccataacagtgacctccacagcgcccccataacagtgacctccacagcgcccccataacagtgacctccacagcgcccccagtgacctccacagccccccataacagtgacctccacagctcccccataacagtgacctccacagcgcccccataacagtgacctccacagcgcccccataacagtgacctccacagcgcccccataacagtgacatccacagtgcccccataacagtgacctccacagcgcccccataacagtgacctccacagcgcccccataacagtgacctccacagccccccataacagtgacctccacagctcccccataacagtgacctccacagcgcccccataacagtgacctccacagcgcccccataacagtgacctccacagcgcccccataacagtgacctccacagcgcccccataacagtgacatccacagcgcccccataacagtgacctccacagcgcccccataacagtgacctccacagcgcccccataacagtgacctccacagcgcccccataacagtgacctccacagcgcccccataacagtgacctccacagcgcccccataacagtgacatccacagtgcccccataacagtgacctccacagcgcccccataacagtgacatccacagtgcccccataacagtgacctccacagtgcccccataacagtgacctccacagcgcccccataacagtgacctccacagcgcccccataacggtgacctccacagcgcccccataacggtgacctccacagcgcccccataacagtgacctccacagcgcccccataacagtgacatccacagcgcccccataacagtgacctccacagtgctcccataacagtgacctccacagcgcccccataacagtgacctccacagcgcccccataacagtgacatccacagtgcccccataacagtgacctccacagtgctcccataacagtgacctccacagcgcccccataacagtgacctccacagcgcccccataacagtgacctccacagcgcccccataacagtgacctccacagcgcccccataacagtgacctccacagcgcccccataacagtgacctccacagtgcccccataacagtgacctccacagcgcccccataacagtgacctccacagcgcccccataacagtgacctccacagcgcccctataacagtgacctccacagcgcccccataacagtgacctccacagtgcccccataacagtgacatccacagcgcccccataacagtgacctccacagcgcccccataacagtgacctccacagtgcccccataacagtgacctccacagcgcccccataacagtgacctccacagcgcccccataacagtgacctccacagcgcccccataacagtgacctccacagtgctcccataacagtgacctccacagcgcccccataacagtgacctccacagcgctcccataacagtgacctccacagcgcccccataacagtgacctccacagcgcccccataacagtgacctccacagcgcccccataacagtgacctccacagtgcccccataacagtgacctccacagcgcccccataacagtgacatccacagcgcccccataacagtgacctccacagtgctcccataacagtgacatccacagcgcccccccataacagtgacctccacagcgcccccataacagtgacctccacagtgcccccataacagtgacctccacagcgcccccataacagtgacatccacagcgcccccataacagtgacctccacagcgcccccataacagtgacctccacagcgcccccccataactgtgacctccacagcgcccccagtgacctccacagccccccataacagtgacctccacagtgcccccataacagtgacctccacagtgcccccataacagtgtcatcacaaAAATAGCTTGgtcgttatggaaacctggtgtaaaaccgtgtggatctctcaaaacctttccatCCTAGAGATACGAGACGGTGTAACCCTTTCTCAGCCCCTGATTCACCGTTCCGCCAGATTTGGCCGTTCGTAAAGAGCAGAAATTCCTGTCTATATATGAGGCGGCAGGGTGTACCATGTGACAACGTGGCGGGGGTCTGCTC
This portion of the Bufo gargarizans isolate SCDJY-AF-19 chromosome 1, ASM1485885v1, whole genome shotgun sequence genome encodes:
- the MEIOSIN gene encoding meiosis initiator protein, with protein sequence MGKTKERSDDTRDQTVDLHKAGKVYGAIGKQLVGPYTPQSSSAAPLELSPLLLSTPADYLPQGLFEEVEISSWSSEDVKDSAVAAAFSLDHSYQSSGKSSKHCPLQSAKASDVEAKCPDRSQKLPLEGTSRSGFRRRIRGYGAKNKARKLQARSTTSRDDMASSGHDTGTVQRSRTFSRLQQLRKKCVNGFIMFCRLNRRLYLSAHPGKASTTATKDLAELWRVMSARERRPYCMKALQFSLLNDRLVKSGSSGLPHENVSPPKPVSVLLAEKARYQEVMEPGAQDATTDDRSTLM